Proteins from a genomic interval of Candidatus Methylomirabilis sp.:
- the mtnP gene encoding S-methyl-5'-thioadenosine phosphorylase — MAQGLIGIIGGSGLYEIDGLERVEERRVETPFGAPSDAYIIGSLAGRRVAFLARHGRGHRLMPSELNFRANIFGFKLLGAERVISASAVGSMREDLPPLDIVIPDQFFDRTKGRASTFFGRGLVAHVSFADPTCPILGKLLFVAGQSVGARMHLGGTYLCIEGPQFSTRAESRIYRSWGVDVIGMTNLQEAKLCREAEICYATLALVTDYDVWHETEQDVSVEAVVAILKQNAETAKAIIKATVASFPTGREGCSCGSAMHDAIITARDIITADIPELLRPIIGKYVQ, encoded by the coding sequence ATGGCTCAGGGGCTGATCGGTATCATCGGCGGCAGTGGGCTGTACGAAATAGATGGACTCGAGCGGGTCGAGGAGCGGCGCGTCGAGACCCCCTTCGGGGCGCCGTCGGATGCCTACATCATCGGGTCTCTGGCAGGGCGACGGGTGGCGTTTCTCGCGCGGCACGGACGCGGCCATCGCCTGATGCCATCCGAGCTGAATTTCCGGGCGAACATCTTCGGGTTCAAGCTCCTGGGCGCGGAGCGGGTAATCTCCGCCTCGGCGGTGGGCAGCATGCGCGAGGACCTCCCGCCTCTGGATATTGTCATTCCGGATCAGTTCTTTGATCGCACGAAGGGGCGGGCCAGCACCTTCTTCGGGCGTGGCCTCGTCGCGCATGTAAGTTTTGCTGATCCGACCTGTCCGATTCTGGGAAAGTTACTGTTCGTTGCCGGGCAGTCGGTGGGAGCTCGAATGCATCTCGGTGGTACATACCTATGCATCGAGGGGCCGCAGTTCTCGACCAGGGCCGAGTCGCGGATCTATCGAAGCTGGGGAGTGGATGTCATCGGGATGACCAATCTGCAGGAGGCAAAGCTCTGCCGCGAGGCCGAGATCTGCTATGCGACGCTGGCCCTGGTGACCGATTATGATGTCTGGCACGAGACAGAGCAGGATGTATCGGTGGAGGCGGTGGTGGCGATCCTGAAGCAAAACGCCGAAACCGCCAAGGCCATCATCAAGGCCACGGTGGCGTCGTTTCCAACCGGCAGGGAAGGCTGCTCGTGCGGGAGCGCGATGCACGATGCGATTATTACCGCTCGCGATATAATCACCGCCGACATTCCGGAGCTGCTGCGACCGATTATTGGGAAGTATGTTCAGTAA